A window from Solanum stenotomum isolate F172 chromosome 7, ASM1918654v1, whole genome shotgun sequence encodes these proteins:
- the LOC125870834 gene encoding uncharacterized protein LOC125870834 isoform X2 has protein sequence MAGQVAFTSSFKLLDSGQLLKQQLFMPKSPPMLMNRGFFFGSCKISRFPSSSIWKVINPYLMKLERRSKMQSCKSCFCLASLVDADAIVTSEWVPTIDHMLLMTSIVLTYIAGVIPTEKNSPLDTGGKIQNGDVDPDRMSSLGSVRRNNDCISIEFAWDVVKEKMMNSLSSIKQVDLGAIEFEQNRGKQPSNLSTLAQGPRLRLLWASFQLLKKEVDNISANAVTFGNDDSLGIFNDVIQKLCQPLCVTWLEEELALQNGKTNTECLSSAVNNLNGYGVLTNIIKSGKEHLFAEFICVLSFGSLRKPGFYNDSLFMEHGVSVLEDLVIMLADGIASMYLELISVDSSMSNEMNNLGLSLCTLSTRALQKLRNEAAMNQWLHQNMEAVVSMYEDRFDLYTFQHQLIEESSKSKVQNDNWWKKLRVMSTQPVLSQLSTILINQISIPVKRTKELRALTGWRYYYSLLLELADIAMPLVRTVISRLSDAISFFLVSLIGRSLGLIYTGIRQSLRWK, from the exons ATGGCAGGACAGGTGGCTTTCACATCAAGTTTTAAGCTGCTGGACAGTGGACAGCTCTTGAAACAACAACTCTTCATGCCGAAAAGCCCACCTATGTTGATGAACAG GGGGTTTTTCTTTGGGAGTTGTAAAATATCTCGCTTTCCATCATCGAGCATTTGGAAGGTCATTAATCCGTACTTAATGAAGTTGGAGAGAAGATCAAAAATGCAAAGTTGCAAGAGTTGCTTTTGCCTCGCTTCTCTTGTTGATGCTGATGCTATAGTAACTTCTGAATGGGTTCCTACCATTGACCATATGCTTCTCATGACCAGCATAGTCCTTACATATATAGCTGGAGTAATACCTACTGAAAAAAATTCTCCTTTAGATACTGGAGGAAAGATCCAAAATGGAGATGTGGATCCTGACAGGATGTCCTCTTTGGGTAG TGTGAGGAGAAACAATGATTGCATCAGCATAGAATTTGCATGGGATGtcgtaaaagaaaaaatgatgaattCTCTGTCTTCCATAAAACAAGTGGATCTTGGTGCTATTGAATTTGAACAGAACCGTGGAAAACAACCTTCAAATTTGTCCACCCTTGCTCAAGGTCCAAGGTTAAGGCTGTTGTGGGCGTCTTTTCAGTTGCTCAAGAAAGAG GTAGATAATATTTCTGCGAATGCTGTTACCTTCGGCAATGATGACTCTCTGGGCATTTTTAATGATGTCATTCAGAAGTTGTGCCAGCCTTTATGTGTTACTTGGCTTGAAGAGGAACTCGCTCTGCAAAATGGCAAAACTAACACG GAATGTCTTTCTTCAGCAGTTAATAACTTAAATGGATATGGAGTCCTGACGAACATCATAAAGTCAGGGAAGGAGCATCTATTTGCTGAATTTATTTGTGTTCTTAGCTTTGGTTCTCTCAG GAAACCTGGCTTTTATAATGATAGCTTGTTTATGGAGCACGGAGTTTCTGTACTGGAGGATTTGGTTATAATGTTGGCAGATGGGATTGCAAGTATGTATTTGGAGCTTATATCTGTTGATAGTAGTATGTCAAATGAAATGAACAACCTTGGGTTGAGTTTATGTACATTGTCAACCCGAGCACTTCAGAAATTACGCAATGAG GCTGCTATGAACCAATGGTTGCATCAGAACATGGAAGCAGTTGTCTCCATGTATGAAGATCGGTTTGACTTGTACACATTTCAACACCAGCTTATCGAGGAATCTAGCAAGAGCAAAGTTCAAAATGATAATTGGTGGAAGAAGCTTAGAGTGATGAGTACTCAGCCTGTTTTATCTCAATTAAGTACTATTTTGATCAACCAAATCTCCATACCTGTTAAACGCACCAAGGAACTTAGGGCCTTGACTGGATG GAGATATTACTACAGTCTTCTCCTTGAATTGGCTGATATTGCAATGCCGTTGGTAAGAACTGTCATTTCTAGGCTGAGCGATGCTATCTCATTTTTTCTGGTTAGCTTGATAGGGCGGTCTTTGGGACTTATCTATACTGGGATAAGGCAATCCCTGCGATGGAAGTAA
- the LOC125870834 gene encoding uncharacterized protein LOC125870834 isoform X1, which produces MRVYVLQCSVRLYNCCAFCLLSCCFGSQGRVSILQYVKNQLNLFTKKTKLQMAGQVAFTSSFKLLDSGQLLKQQLFMPKSPPMLMNRGFFFGSCKISRFPSSSIWKVINPYLMKLERRSKMQSCKSCFCLASLVDADAIVTSEWVPTIDHMLLMTSIVLTYIAGVIPTEKNSPLDTGGKIQNGDVDPDRMSSLGSVRRNNDCISIEFAWDVVKEKMMNSLSSIKQVDLGAIEFEQNRGKQPSNLSTLAQGPRLRLLWASFQLLKKEVDNISANAVTFGNDDSLGIFNDVIQKLCQPLCVTWLEEELALQNGKTNTECLSSAVNNLNGYGVLTNIIKSGKEHLFAEFICVLSFGSLRKPGFYNDSLFMEHGVSVLEDLVIMLADGIASMYLELISVDSSMSNEMNNLGLSLCTLSTRALQKLRNEAAMNQWLHQNMEAVVSMYEDRFDLYTFQHQLIEESSKSKVQNDNWWKKLRVMSTQPVLSQLSTILINQISIPVKRTKELRALTGWRYYYSLLLELADIAMPLVRTVISRLSDAISFFLVSLIGRSLGLIYTGIRQSLRWK; this is translated from the exons TTGTTGCTTTGGAAGTCAAGGTCGTGTGAGCATCTTGCAGTATGTgaaaaatcaattgaatctttttactaagaaaacaaaattacaGATGGCAGGACAGGTGGCTTTCACATCAAGTTTTAAGCTGCTGGACAGTGGACAGCTCTTGAAACAACAACTCTTCATGCCGAAAAGCCCACCTATGTTGATGAACAG GGGGTTTTTCTTTGGGAGTTGTAAAATATCTCGCTTTCCATCATCGAGCATTTGGAAGGTCATTAATCCGTACTTAATGAAGTTGGAGAGAAGATCAAAAATGCAAAGTTGCAAGAGTTGCTTTTGCCTCGCTTCTCTTGTTGATGCTGATGCTATAGTAACTTCTGAATGGGTTCCTACCATTGACCATATGCTTCTCATGACCAGCATAGTCCTTACATATATAGCTGGAGTAATACCTACTGAAAAAAATTCTCCTTTAGATACTGGAGGAAAGATCCAAAATGGAGATGTGGATCCTGACAGGATGTCCTCTTTGGGTAG TGTGAGGAGAAACAATGATTGCATCAGCATAGAATTTGCATGGGATGtcgtaaaagaaaaaatgatgaattCTCTGTCTTCCATAAAACAAGTGGATCTTGGTGCTATTGAATTTGAACAGAACCGTGGAAAACAACCTTCAAATTTGTCCACCCTTGCTCAAGGTCCAAGGTTAAGGCTGTTGTGGGCGTCTTTTCAGTTGCTCAAGAAAGAG GTAGATAATATTTCTGCGAATGCTGTTACCTTCGGCAATGATGACTCTCTGGGCATTTTTAATGATGTCATTCAGAAGTTGTGCCAGCCTTTATGTGTTACTTGGCTTGAAGAGGAACTCGCTCTGCAAAATGGCAAAACTAACACG GAATGTCTTTCTTCAGCAGTTAATAACTTAAATGGATATGGAGTCCTGACGAACATCATAAAGTCAGGGAAGGAGCATCTATTTGCTGAATTTATTTGTGTTCTTAGCTTTGGTTCTCTCAG GAAACCTGGCTTTTATAATGATAGCTTGTTTATGGAGCACGGAGTTTCTGTACTGGAGGATTTGGTTATAATGTTGGCAGATGGGATTGCAAGTATGTATTTGGAGCTTATATCTGTTGATAGTAGTATGTCAAATGAAATGAACAACCTTGGGTTGAGTTTATGTACATTGTCAACCCGAGCACTTCAGAAATTACGCAATGAG GCTGCTATGAACCAATGGTTGCATCAGAACATGGAAGCAGTTGTCTCCATGTATGAAGATCGGTTTGACTTGTACACATTTCAACACCAGCTTATCGAGGAATCTAGCAAGAGCAAAGTTCAAAATGATAATTGGTGGAAGAAGCTTAGAGTGATGAGTACTCAGCCTGTTTTATCTCAATTAAGTACTATTTTGATCAACCAAATCTCCATACCTGTTAAACGCACCAAGGAACTTAGGGCCTTGACTGGATG GAGATATTACTACAGTCTTCTCCTTGAATTGGCTGATATTGCAATGCCGTTGGTAAGAACTGTCATTTCTAGGCTGAGCGATGCTATCTCATTTTTTCTGGTTAGCTTGATAGGGCGGTCTTTGGGACTTATCTATACTGGGATAAGGCAATCCCTGCGATGGAAGTAA